A genomic region of Arachis hypogaea cultivar Tifrunner chromosome 5, arahy.Tifrunner.gnm2.J5K5, whole genome shotgun sequence contains the following coding sequences:
- the LOC112801856 gene encoding kunitz trypsin inhibitor 5 produces MKSSLSLAAIMICSAMMIGMAASAAEPVLDVTGQKLRSGVKYFILPVLRGRGGGLTVGSSVNSTCPIYVLQDKLEVTRGTPVTFTPSTPNKDGVILTSTDLNIKSTSAPKCKESSVWRLLKVLSGVWFISTDGVAGNPGVNTVVNWFKIEKDGKDYNLSFCPSVCNCSTLCRPLGIFTDSDGTKHLSLSDQVPTFKVMFKKA; encoded by the coding sequence atgaagtCCTCATTATCACTCGCAGCAATCATGATATGCTCTGCCATGATGATAGGAATGGCAGCATCAGCAGCGGAACCAGTTCTCGACGTAACCGGTCAGAAACTCAGAAGCGGAGTCAAATACTTCATTCTGCCAGTTCTCAGAGGCAGAGGCGGTGGCTTAACCGTCGGAAGCAGCGTGAACAGCACGTGTCCAATCTACGTCTTGCAAGACAAGCTCGAAGTGACACGTGGCACACCAGTGACCTTCACACCTTCCACTCCCAACAAAGATGGCGTTATTCTAACTTCCACGGATCTCAACATCAAGTCCACGTCAGCACCAAAGTGCAAGGAGTCATCCGTGTGGAGGCTTCTCAAGGTGCTGAGCGGCGTGTGGTTCATAAGCACCGACGGCGTTGCCGGAAACCCTGGCGTCAACACCGTTGTCAACTGGTTCAAGATTGAGAAGGACGGCAAAGACTATAACCTCTCTTTTTGTCCTTCTGTTTGTAACTGCTCCACTCTGTGTAGGCCTCTTGGCATTTTCACCGACTCTGATGGCACCAAGCACTTGTCTCTCAGCGATCAGGTTCCAACTTTCAAGGTCATGTTCAAGAAGGCTTAA